In Meleagris gallopavo isolate NT-WF06-2002-E0010 breed Aviagen turkey brand Nicholas breeding stock chromosome 15, Turkey_5.1, whole genome shotgun sequence, one DNA window encodes the following:
- the LOC100547028 gene encoding homeobox protein Nkx-2.5-like — MLGSPGQSCCPADPTRMGLSGAAGFPRGAHGSVTPLCPFLCFALPVFPLSVCFAAELCSLHKSLEQEKRELEDPERPRQRKRRKPRVLFSQAQVYELERRFKQQKYLSAPERDHLANVLKLTSTQVKIWFQNRRYKCKRQRQDQTLEMVGIPPPRRIAVPVLVRDGKPCLGESSPYSSPYNVSINPYSYNAYPAYPNYNSPACNANYNCSYPAVQPVQPSAAGNNFMNFSVGDLNSVQPPIPQGNAGISTLHGIRAW; from the coding sequence ATGCTCGGAAGCCCCGGACAGAGTTGCTGCCCTGCAGACCCCACACGGATGGGACTGAGCGGTGCCGCGGGGTTCCCTCGCGGTGCACACGGGTCAGTAACACCGCTTTGCccttttttatgttttgctctccctgtttttcctttgtccGTGTGTTTTGCTGCAGAACTGTGTTCCCTACACaagagcctggagcaggagAAGAGAGAGCTGGAGGATCCCGAGCGGCCCAgacagaggaagaggaggaaaccCCGCGTCCTCTTTTCTCAAGCCCAAGTCTACGAACTGGAGAGAAGGTTCAAGCAGCAGAAATACCTCTCGGCTCCCGAGAGAGACCATCTAGCGAACGTCCTAAAGCTCACCTCTACTCAGGTGAAAATTTGGTTCCAGAATAGAAGGTACAAATGCAAAAGGCAGAGACAGGACCAGACCCTGGAGATGGTGGGGATCCCACCCCCCCGGCGGATAGCGGTGCCGGTGCTGGTGCGGGACGGGAAGCCCTGCCTGGGGGAGTCTTCTCCCTACAGCTCGCCCTACAATGTCAGCATTAACCCCTATAGCTACAACGCCTACCCCGCGTACCCCAACTACAACAGCCCCGCCTGCAACGCCAACTACAACTGCAGCTACCCGGCCGTGCAGCCCGTGCAGCCCTCGGCGGCAGGCAACAACTTCATGAACTTCAGCGTGGGGGACTTGAATTCGGTGCAGCCGCCCATCCCGCAGGGGAACGCGGGCATCTCCACGTTGCACGGGATCCGAGCGTGGTAG